From one Larimichthys crocea isolate SSNF chromosome XVIII, L_crocea_2.0, whole genome shotgun sequence genomic stretch:
- the LOC109142770 gene encoding olfactory receptor 52E8-like, with protein MDNYSVITMFTLSGLRGTTNYRVTLFVLTLLCYCVIWLVNVTIIVMIIIDKSLHEPMYIFLCNLCINGLYGTTGFYPKFLIDLLSTTHVISYAGCLLQGFVLHSSLCADISMLVLMAYDRYVAICRPLVYHSVMTTQRICVFIFFAWLIPHYLVFMSSITTARLRLCSSHIPKIYCVNFLVGKLACTPSIASVIIPAFNYSFYCGHFIFITWSYVYLIKTCLTSKESRSKFMQTCLPHLICLIILFFSLFFDLLYMRFGSQVSQSLQNFMAMEFLLVPPIINPLIYGFKLTQIRNKIIQFLCGKRL; from the coding sequence ATGGATAATTATTCTGTAATTACTATGTTCACCCTTTCAGGGTTGAGAGGGACAACAAATTACAGGGTTACTCTCTTTGTTCTCACtttactgtgttactgtgtcaTTTGGCTGGTTAATGTGACAATTATTGTGATGATCATTATAGACAAAAGCCTTCATGAACCCATGTACATCTTCCTCTGTAATCTGTGCATTAATGGACTTTATGGGACAACAGGCTTTTACCCCAAATTCCTCATTGATCTACTGTCTACCACTCATGTTATCTCTTATGCTGGATGTCTTCTGCAGGGTTTTGTGTTGCATTCATCACTTTGTGCTGATATCTCTATGCTGGTGTTAATGGCCTATGACAGATATGTGGCTATATGTCGACCTCTGGTATACCACTCTGTGATGACAACACAAagaatatgtgtgtttatattttttgctTGGCTCATACCTCATTATTTGGTGTTCATGAGTTCAATAACAACAGCGAGATTGAGGTTATGCAGCTCACACATACCAAAAATCTACTGTGTTAATTTTTTGGTTGGTAAACTGGCTTGTACTCCCTCTATAGCAAGTGTTATTATTCCAGcttttaattacagtttttattgtggacattttatttttattacttggTCTTATGTATATCTGATCAAAACATGTCTGACATCCAAAGAGAGCAGGAGTAAATTCATGCAAACATGTCTGCcacatttaatctgtttaattattttgttcttttctttgttttttgatttgttgtacATGCGATTTGGCTCACAGGTATCACAAAGTCTCCAGAATTTTATGGCGATGGAATTTCTCCTTGTACCTCCAATAATCAATCCTCTCATATATGGTTTCAAATTAAcacaaataagaaacaaaatTATACAGTTTTTATGTGGAAAACGTCTTTAA
- the LOC113748225 gene encoding olfactory receptor 52E8-like, whose translation MMDNVSVIMFTLSGLHGIANYRVTLFVLTLLCYCVIWLVNVTIIVTIVLDKTIHEPMYIFLCNLCINGLYGTTGFYPKFLIDLLSTTHVISYAGCLLQGFVLHSSLCADISMLLLMAYDRYVAICQPLVYHSVMTTQRVCVFIFFSWLIPLYLVFMGSITTARLRLCSSHIPKIYCVNFLVGKLACTPSIASVIVPAFNYSFYCGHFIFIIWSYVYLIKTCLISKESMSKFMQTCLPHLICLIILFFSLFFDLLYMRFGSQVSQSLQNFMAMEFLLVPPIINPLIYGFKLTQIRNKIIQFLCGKRL comes from the coding sequence ATGATGGATAATGTGTCAGTAATTATGTTCACTCTTTCAGGGTTACATGGGATAGCAAACTACAGAGTTACTCTCTTTGTTCTCACtttactgtgttactgtgtcaTTTGGCTGGTAAATGTGACAATTATTGTGACGATCGTTCTGGATAAAACCATCCATGAACCCATGTACATCTTCCTCTGTAATCTGTGCATTAATGGACTTTATGGGACAACAGGCTTTTACCCCAAATTCCTCATTGATCTACTTTCTACCACTCATGTTATCTCTTATGCTGGATGTCTTCTGCAGGGTTTTGTGTTGCATTCATCACTTTGTGCTGATATCTCTATGCTGTTGTTAATGGCCTATGACAGATATGTGGCTATATGTCAACCTCTGGTGTACCACTCTGTGATGACAACACAaagagtatgtgtgtttatatttttttcttggctCATACCCCTTTATTTGGTGTTCATGGGTTCAATAACAACAGCGAGATTGAGGTTATGCAGCTCACACATACCAAAAATCTACTGTGTTAATTTTTTGGTTGGTAAACTGGCTTGTACTCCCTCTATAGCAAGTGTTATTGTTCCAGcttttaattacagtttttattgtggacattttatttttattatttggtcTTATGTATATCTGATCAAAACATGTCTGATATCCAAAGAGAGCATGAGTAAATTCATGCAAACATGTCTGCcacatttaatctgtttaattattttgttcttttctttgttttttgatttgttgtacATGCGATTTGGCTCACAGGTATCACAAAGTCTCCAGAATTTTATGGCGATGGAATTTCTCCTTGTACCTCCTATAATCAATCCTCTCATATATGGTTTCAAATTAacacaaataagaaataaaattatACAGTTTTTATGTGGAAAACGTCTTTAA
- the LOC104939806 gene encoding olfactory receptor 52E8-like: protein MNNSSVITTFTLSGLHGIANYRVTLFVLTLLCYCVIWLVNVTIIVTIVLDKTIHEPMYIFLCNLCINGLYGTTGFYPKFLIDLLSTTHVISFAGCLLQGFVLHSSLCADVSILVLMAYDRYVAICQPLVYHSVMTTQRVCVCLFFAWVIPHYLVFVGSITTARLRLCGSHIPKLYCVNFWVGKLACTPSIASVIVPAFNYTFYFFHIVFIVWSYVCLIKTCMTSKENWSKFMQTCLPHLICLIIFFISLGFDLMYMRFGSEVSQHVQNFMAIEFLLVPPAINPLIYGFKLTQIRKRVIQCLCGKHLGQGHKFCVKG, encoded by the coding sequence ATGAATAATTCTTCTGTAATTACTACGTTCACTCTTTCAGGGTTACATGGGATAGCAAACTACAGAGTTACTCTCTTTGTTCTCACgttactgtgttactgtgtcaTTTGGCTGGTAAATGTGACAATTATTGTGACGATCGTTCTGGATAAAACTATCCATGAACCCATGTACATCTTCCTCTGTAATCTGTGCATTAATGGACTTTATGGGACAACAGGCTTTTACCCCAAATTCCTCATTGATCTACTGTCTACCACTCATGTTATCTCTTTTGCTGGATGTCTTCTGCAGGGTTTTGTGTTGCATTCATCACTTTGTGCTGACGTCTCTATACTGGTGTTAATGGCCTATGACAGATATGTGGCTATATGTCAACCTCTGGTATACCACTCTGTGATGACAACAcaaagagtatgtgtgtgtttattttttgcttggGTCATACCCCATTATTTGGTGTTCGTGGGTTCAATAACAACAGCAAGATTGAGGTTATGCGGCTCACATATACCAAAACTCTACTGTGTTAATTTTTGGGTTGGTAAATTGGCTTGTACTCCCTCTATAGCAAGTGTTATTGTTCCAGCTTTTAattacactttttattttttccatattgtgtttattgtttggTCTTATGTATGTCTGATCAAAACATGTATGACATCCAAAGAGAACTGGAGTAAATTCATGCAAACATGTCTGCCACATTTGATCTGtctaattattttctttatatctttgggttttgatTTGATGTACATGCGATTTGGCTCCGAAGTATCACAACATGTTCAGAATTTTATGGCGATAGAATTTCTCCTTGTTCCTCCAGCAATCAATCCTCTTATATATGGTTTCAAACTGacacaaataagaaaaagagttatacagtgtttgtgtggtaaACATCTAGGCCAGGGTCATAAGTTCTGTGTTAAAGGTTGA
- the LOC113748175 gene encoding LOW QUALITY PROTEIN: olfactory receptor 1D2-like (The sequence of the model RefSeq protein was modified relative to this genomic sequence to represent the inferred CDS: deleted 2 bases in 1 codon): MFNFNLSVYINIGSNRYPTFVVCFLLFTIIVSANLVIILVISCERALHEPMYIFIAFLSINSLYGCTGFYPKFLIDLLSTFHVISYAGCLLQGFVLHSSACADFSILVLMAYDRYVAICRPLRYVAICRPLVYHSVMTTQRVCVFIFFAWLIPLYLVFMSSITTARSRLCGSHIPKIYCINFLVGKLACTTSIANGLPAGCSAAAEPHSDAADQDALGGSTVKRVHGEVLSEAHTQELGPAHSLHSGTVDGQWRVLGGGSLEVDNNPLRLLHV; the protein is encoded by the exons ATGTTTAACTTTAACCTCAGCGTGTACATAAACATAGGATCTAATCGGTACCCAACATTTGTAGTGTGCTTTCTGCTATTTACAATTATTGTTTCTGCTAATCTTGTTATAATTCTGGTGATATCTTGTGAAAGAGCACTTCATGAACccatgtacatttttattgcatttttatcaATCAACTCTCTCTATGGTTGTACTG GCTTTTATCCCAAATTCCTCATTGATCTACTGTCTACTTTTCATGTTATCTCTTATGCTGGATGTCTTCTGCAGGGTTTTGTGTTGCATTCATCAGCTTGTGCTGATTTCTCCATTTTAGTGTTAATGGCCTATGACAGATATGTGGCTATATGTCGACCTCTG AGATATGTGGCTATATGTCGACCTCTGGTATACCACTCTGTGATGACTACACAaagagtatgtgtgtttatattttttgctTGGCTCATACCCCTTTATTTGGTGTTTATGAGTTCAATAACAACAGCAAGGTCAAGGTTATGCGGCTCACACATACCAAAAATCTACTGTATTAATTTTTTGGTTGGTAAACTGGCTTGTACTACCTCCATAGCAAAT GGTCTTCCTGCAGGATGCAGTGCTGCTGCCGaaccacacagtgatgcagctgatCAGGATGCTCTCGGTGGTTCCACGGTAAAAAGAGTGCATG GAGAGGTTCTCAGTGAGGCGCACACCCAGGAACTTGGtcctgctcactctctccacagcGGCACCGTTGATGGTCAGTGGAGGGTGCTGGGTGGAGGCTCCCTGGAAGTCGACAACAATCCCCTTCGTCTTCTCCACGTTTAG